Part of the Sulfuriflexus mobilis genome is shown below.
CGTTTTTTGCGCTGGGCATCGCTGAGGTCCGTAACGGTAAGACCAATACGGTTTTGTTTGCTGGTCTTGGGTTTGTCTGAGGCGACGCGTATCTCATCATCCCCGGGTAACTCACCAATCACGACCTTCAATGTCCGTAACTTGCCCTGGCGTAAGACACGCACGGGCACAGCAGTATCGATGGGTGTGCGCCCGACCAGCGGCGGCAGGTCCTTGGAATGGTCAACTTCATCACTGTTGAATTTGAGGATGATATCGCCAACCTCGAAGCCGGCCTTGGCAGCCGGACTATCCGGCAGAACACGTGACACCAGCGCGCCATGGGGTTTGTCCATGCCAAATGACTCTGCCAACTCAGCGGTAACATCCTGAATGAGGACACCCAACCAACCACGTGTCACATGGCCCGTGTTCTTTAACTGGTTTGCCACATTCATGGCCACTTCGATCGGGATCGCAAACGACAAACCCATGAAGCCGCCGGTGCGGCTATATATCTGTGAGTTGACCCCAACCACCTCACCATCGAGATTAAACAGTGGGCCACCCGAATTACCCGGGTTAATGGCTACATCGGTCTGGATAAACGGTACGTAGTTTTCGCGCGGCAGGCTACGTCCCTTGGCACTGACAATACCCGCTGTTACCGAGTGATCAAAACCAAAAGGTGAACCAATGGCCAACACCCACTCACCGACCTTCAGGTCCTTGGACTTACCCATCTTTACCGTGGGCAGACTGCTGGCATCGATTTTTAACAAGGCCACATCGCTGCGCTCATCGCTACCCACTACCTTGGCGGAAAATTCACGACGGTCACTCAGGCGTACAATCACTTCATCCGCATCACGTATCACATGGTTGTTGGTCATCACATAACCATCATCAGAGATAATAAAACCGGAGCCCAGTGACTTGGCATCCCGCTCCTGTGGTGAATTGCCTTCATCATCAAAAAAGTGACGGAAAAAATCGTTAAAGGGGCTGTCTTCGGGCAAGTCCGGTATCTGTAAATTTTCCGGTATGCGAGGGTGACGCTTAATCTTTTGCGTGGTACTGATATTCACCACGGCCGGGCTATTTTTTTCAGCCAGTTGTGTGAAGTCCGGCAGATTGCGCGCCTGTACTTGCGACCAGGCAAACAGGCCAAGCATCCCCAGTACGATATTGAACACAAAGGCTTTGCCAGGAAATACTTTCATGATTACTCCAGAGTCAACTTGGTTACTGATTGTTTCGGTGCCGGGTCAGCGACGCGACGTAAAATCACTGGTCGGAAACGTGCGTCTATTAGCGCACGTTTGGCATAGCCCTTCAACCAGTATAGCCCCAACATAAAGCCGACGACCCCGCCAAGGATAGCGGCAGTTTCCGTAGCCATCCACTTATCCGCAAGCAAATTTTCAGAGAGTGCTGCGAATAGCAGCAGACTCAGCAACGGCAACATATATACGGCAAAAGAACCCTGCAAAAGACTACTCTCCTCCAGCCCGAGGATAACTTCATCACCCAAACCCAGCCCTGGCACAGTGGTTACGGCCAATCGACTATGACGTTGACCGGTAAAACGTTCCAGCAGGGAAGAACCACAGGCATTCTTTGCAGAACAACTGCCACAGGTGGTCTGGCGTTGTGTTTCTACCCAGGTTGTTTCAGCTTCGATAGCGACAATTCGGGCATGCTCTTCAATCATAATGAGGCACTACGGCTTTTGCTGATGGTTAACTGAATCACTGATTAATTTTACGGTTGAGGGCGGCACCTCGCCTACGGCGGTGACATGATAATCGCCCATAATACGTCCATAGGCATTGACCGCACCCATCGTCGATGACCCCTGCAGGATATCCTTCTCGGTATCAAGCTTTTCGATATAGATAGATACCCATGCCAGGCCATCTGTATAAACGAGGTGCTCAACAGGCATGCGGTTATCCGGTAGGTGATGCATATTACGGTGTGACATCATAAAGCCCTTCGGTAACTTGCGGGCCTGCCAGCCATCATCCATCGGCATGGGCGCGTTGCGTTTATCGTCCTTGTCCGTCACCCAGGTGTATTCCGTACCACTAATATTCGGTTTGAGCCGCTGTTCATCCAGGCTTTCATACAAACGCAGGTCCGTAAACATAATTTGCTCAATGGCATTACCCTTCGTATCCAGTAATTCCGATCGCAATAATAACTCAAAGGCATCATCTATCCAGAGACGGTAACCGTAACGAAAATTATCCCTTGGACGAATCATCACGCGCCGTGCCTGGCGCGAGGCAACACGCTCATAACCTTCGAAAACAAAGTCGTAATACTCACCAATCTGACTCAGATCGCTTGGGATAGAGGGCAACTTGGTTTCGGGGCCATGGTTATCCACCACCACAGAACGGTTATCCGGCAGGATGCAGATGACCTTATCATTATTCCTGATGACTTCGCGCGCGACACCGTTAAGTGACACCATGCGCTCACGTTCACCTTTACTGTCTGATTTGTGAATAACATGCACGGCTTCCATTTGGTCACCATGACGGTATACAAACGTACCTTCGTAGTTCAGGGTTTCACCTGCACGACTTACGCGGCTCAACCACTCACGTACGGTATCAGAGGTAATCTTCTCCATCGCCGAGGCACTGGCGAAATTGATTGAGAGCAACAGGAATACTACAACACGTTTCATCGTAAGGCATTTTCCACGGCCGGTTTATATTCAATGGCGGCTGTTCCCTCATCGGCCTCATCGGCTACCGGCCTGTCACGGCCGGCGGTGACAATCGGCGCAAAGGGCAAAGCACCCCGCACGGCCGTTGAATAGCCATTATGATTAACCAGATAACTGTTCAGTTTGGAAACCACCGCAGGGCGATCATCTGACCAGTTGCTACTGTTGACGCGCAACCACTGTTGCTCAACCGCCACCGGCGCTGTGCTGGCGACTTGCTGGTTAGTGGGTGCGAAGACCTGCCCGCCCGGTTGAATCGTCAATACCGCAACAGCGGTCACCGTGGCGGCAACGGCCATGCCGGCGACCTGCTTGAAGGTAGCCGATAGCGGTTGTCTTTTCAGTCGTGGCGCGAGAACGGTAGCCTCTTTTGCCAAGGCGGCATGAATACCCGGCAACAGCCCTCCACCAGCACCTGTACTCGCCTCACGGCGCAGGGCACTGCCCGCCTGCTGATAACGCAACCAGCGGGAACGCAGTTCGTCATTATCAAGCATTTTGTCGATTAGGCGATCGGCCTCAGCCGGCTCGAGTTCGCCATCCACTAAGGCAGAAAGTTGCTCATCATATGGTGTCATAGCACTACCCTTCATAACTCATAATCCTCGCCCTCCAACATCGGGCGAATACGTGTATCAACGGCCTCACGGGCCCTGAAAATGCGTGAGCGTACGGTGCCCACCGGACAATCCATTGCCTGCGCAATATCGTCATAACTCATGCCTTCCAACTCGCGCAACATAATCGCGGTGCGCAGGTCTTCCGGCAGGGCCTCAATGGCCTGGTACACCGCTTGCTCCAACTCGTCCCTGTGCAGCAACCTTTCCGGTGTATCGTATTCCTTTAGACCATGTGCGCCGTCATATTGTTCAGCGTCGCTGGCCTCAATATCATCACGCGGCGGTCGGCGACCCTGCGCGACCAGATAAT
Proteins encoded:
- a CDS encoding SoxR reducing system RseC family protein, whose translation is MIEEHARIVAIEAETTWVETQRQTTCGSCSAKNACGSSLLERFTGQRHSRLAVTTVPGLGLGDEVILGLEESSLLQGSFAVYMLPLLSLLLFAALSENLLADKWMATETAAILGGVVGFMLGLYWLKGYAKRALIDARFRPVILRRVADPAPKQSVTKLTLE
- the rpoE gene encoding RNA polymerase sigma factor RpoE, coding for MGEKNADSALVARVQGGDKRAFDLLVLKYQQKALNLISRYVRDQAEAQDVAQEAFIKAYRALANFRGDSAFYTWFYRIVINTAKNYLVAQGRRPPRDDIEASDAEQYDGAHGLKEYDTPERLLHRDELEQAVYQAIEALPEDLRTAIMLRELEGMSYDDIAQAMDCPVGTVRSRIFRAREAVDTRIRPMLEGEDYEL
- a CDS encoding sigma-E factor negative regulatory protein → MKGSAMTPYDEQLSALVDGELEPAEADRLIDKMLDNDELRSRWLRYQQAGSALRREASTGAGGGLLPGIHAALAKEATVLAPRLKRQPLSATFKQVAGMAVAATVTAVAVLTIQPGGQVFAPTNQQVASTAPVAVEQQWLRVNSSNWSDDRPAVVSKLNSYLVNHNGYSTAVRGALPFAPIVTAGRDRPVADEADEGTAAIEYKPAVENALR
- a CDS encoding MucB/RseB C-terminal domain-containing protein; this translates as MKRVVVFLLLSINFASASAMEKITSDTVREWLSRVSRAGETLNYEGTFVYRHGDQMEAVHVIHKSDSKGERERMVSLNGVAREVIRNNDKVICILPDNRSVVVDNHGPETKLPSIPSDLSQIGEYYDFVFEGYERVASRQARRVMIRPRDNFRYGYRLWIDDAFELLLRSELLDTKGNAIEQIMFTDLRLYESLDEQRLKPNISGTEYTWVTDKDDKRNAPMPMDDGWQARKLPKGFMMSHRNMHHLPDNRMPVEHLVYTDGLAWVSIYIEKLDTEKDILQGSSTMGAVNAYGRIMGDYHVTAVGEVPPSTVKLISDSVNHQQKP
- a CDS encoding DegQ family serine endoprotease gives rise to the protein MKVFPGKAFVFNIVLGMLGLFAWSQVQARNLPDFTQLAEKNSPAVVNISTTQKIKRHPRIPENLQIPDLPEDSPFNDFFRHFFDDEGNSPQERDAKSLGSGFIISDDGYVMTNNHVIRDADEVIVRLSDRREFSAKVVGSDERSDVALLKIDASSLPTVKMGKSKDLKVGEWVLAIGSPFGFDHSVTAGIVSAKGRSLPRENYVPFIQTDVAINPGNSGGPLFNLDGEVVGVNSQIYSRTGGFMGLSFAIPIEVAMNVANQLKNTGHVTRGWLGVLIQDVTAELAESFGMDKPHGALVSRVLPDSPAAKAGFEVGDIILKFNSDEVDHSKDLPPLVGRTPIDTAVPVRVLRQGKLRTLKVVIGELPGDDEIRVASDKPKTSKQNRIGLTVTDLSDAQRKKREIAKGGVLVSQSGGIAARAGIRQGDIIEMLNNEDIKNVEHFEKLVKALPENRSVPVLVHRARSGPVFLALKITNDE